The genomic DNA ATCGAGGAGCTCAAGAGCGATTACACGGTGGTGATCGTGACGCACAATATGCAGCAGGCTGCGCGGGTTTCGGACAAGACGGCGTTCTTCAACATTGCGGGCACCGGCCAGCCCGGCCGGCTGATTGAGTACGCCGACACCCCGGTTATCTTCAGCAACCCGGCAGAGAAGGCCACCGAGGACTACGTCTCCGGCCGCTTCGGATAACCCCTACAGCAGGGGGCTCAGCGCCAGGAACAGAATCCCGCCCAGGACCGCGGTCACCGGTGCAGTGGTCAGCCAGGTGACCAGGATTTCCCGCAGCGGAATGAACCGCACGGTGGCGAACCGCTGGTTGGCTCCGGCGCCCACAATGGCGGAGGCCATGGTCTGGGTGCTGGACAGCGGGATATGCAGCCAGAAGGCGCCCAGGAACAGCATGGAGGAACTCACCGCCTGGGCGCTCATGCCGCGCAGCGGATCCATTCGCACCAGGCGGTGGCCCAGGGTGTGGGTAATCCGCCAGCCGCCGCAGAGTGTGCCGGCCGCCAACGCCAGGGCAGCGGAAACCTGGACCCATGTCGGTATGCCCGCATCGGTGGTTTCACCCGCCGCCAGCAGGGCGAGCACCACCACGGCCATGGTCCGCTGACCGTCCTGGATCCCGTGGCCCAGGGAGAAGACGGAGGTGAAGACGGACTGCGCAATCCGGTTCCCGGCGTCACCGCGGCGGGGCGAGCTGTACCGCATCAGCCACGTGGCGGGGAAAACCAGCAGGTAGGCCAGGGCGAAGGCGATCACCGGGGACAGCAGCAGAGGCAGCGCAAGCTGTTCCCAGATCACGCGGGAAGATCCGGCAATGTTCTGCCCGCCCACCAGGGTTGAGGCCGCCCCTGAGCCCACCACTCCGCCCACGAGCGCGTGGGTGGAGGAGGAAGGCATTCGCCGCCACCAGGTCCAGATACCCCAGCCGCAGGCGGCCGTAAGCCCCGCGATCAGGATGCCCAGCCCCTGCGGGCCCTCGGGCAGTTCCACAAAACGGACCGTCAGGGCCACGGCCAGGGCGGTACTGACCAGCGCCCCCAGGAAGTTGAAGGCGGACGCCAGGGCGATGGCCACCGTGGGGGTCAGGGCGCGGGTGCGCACTGACGTCGCCACGGAATTGGAGGCATCATGAAAGCCGTTGAGGAAGGCGTAGGCGCCGGCCAGCAGTACAACGGCGCACAGGAGGAAGAACGCCACCCTAGGATTCCCGCACGAGGACGCCGCCTACGAACGTGGCAGCACGGCGAAGCTGGGTGGCGGTGCCGGAAAGACGGTCGGCGAGGTCCCGGTGCCGGGCATAGGGCATGGGTTTATGCTCACGCATCAGTTCCGCAACCCAGATCCGGCGGGTGCGTTCGGCCCGCCGGGCAAGCCGCAGCATCTCGATCCAGTACTCTTCCAGGTCCTCGAGCGAAGCCAGCCTGCGCATGGCTGAGGCCGTCAGCTCCGCCTGCCGGCCGATCACTTCCAACTGTTCGGAGGCGCGGCCGGAAACCCCGGTGAGTTTATAGAGGGAGACCGTCTCGGCTGATGCGTCCAGGCATTCCATGGCCGACATCAGAATCAGGGAAAGCTCGTAGAGGTCTTCCCGGGGGAGGGGGTTGATGAAGCTGGTCCGCATCTGGGTGAGCAAAGCGAAGTGCAGGTCCGTGGTCTCAGCATCGATCTGGTGCAGCTGCTCGGTGAGGCGGTCGAAGTCTTCCGGATCAGCGCCCAGGATTTCGGCCATTATGCCCGTGCCGCGCAGCAGCTGGGAGGCCATGCGCGAAAGCAGCTCCAGGCCCGCGTTTTCCTGCGGGAAAAGTCGAAGTTTCACGCCGGACGCAATTCGTCCGCGGAAGGAGGATCCTGCACGAAGGTTCTCACTGCCTCAGAATATCCGATGGGAGGCCGTGGATCGGGCTAAAGGTGCGGCACAGCCGCGCTGATACCCGATGAGGAAATGTAACGGTGCCGGACCGGGAGCGCCTCTCGGCGGAAGGCCGCTCGAAGCGGCTCAGAGTTGAAGCCCGGGGGTTCCGCAGTCCGACACCAATTTCAGTTTTCTACGCCTGCCCGGCGATGTCAACACGGGCCCTGGTGCAGCCGCAGAGGTGTGACGAGCGCCATGGCAAGGGGCTCCTGCAGCCGGCTCAGTCCAGTTCGCCCCGCCGCCAGGCAGCGGCTGAGTGCTCCAGATCCTCTGCGGTGCGCACCAGCTGCCGGGCATTACGGGTGAGCATGGTGGCGCGGTTGCCGTTGGAGGCCTCGGAGGAGTCGGCGTGGTTCGTCTGCCCCAGGGCAACCACCCGGCAGAAGGCAGCGAAACGCTCCAGTGCGACGTCGAATTCGCCTTCGAAGGCGCCGGAGAGGATGGTGTCTGCCATGGCCCGCACCTCGTCTGCGCCGAGAGGTTCGGCGACGCCGGCAACCACCTTGGATACCTGGGCAACGTCTTTGCCGGCGGAGTAGAACGCAGCCACCCGTTCCGGGTTCTGCTGGATGGCGGCCCGCAGGGCGTAGAGCCGCCAGAGCGCGCCGGGCAGCGAACGGGCCGGACTTTCGGCCCACATCTCGGCGACGGCTTCGACGCCCTGCTGGTCTGCGAGTTCAACCAATCGGCGGGTGACTTCCGGATCGGTGCTCTCGCGGCCGTGGTGGACCAGTGCCTGGGCGGCCAGATGGGCGGCCTCGGAGACGCGGGCCGGATCGGCTCCGCCGGGGAAGTTGGCGAAGTCCACGGGTGCAAGGGGCTTTGGCTTGTGATGGCGCGGCATTGAATTGGACTCACTCATAATTTGAGAATACTCCCGCCAATCCGCAGAATCGAGGCGTCTTCCGGTGCACCCGGCGGCCGGGCTGCGGGACTGTTTCCGACGTCCGCCGGGCCCGGGTCCAGCAACGGCAATCCATCCGGTGCCAGGTTTTCCGCGATCTGTGCCGTGTGCGATAAAGTGGGACAGTCGGTCCGCGGCATTCGCCTCCGGACCGGTGGGAGCGCCTATAGCTCAGTTGGTAGAGCAACGTCCTTTTAAGTCGTGGGTCGCAGGTTCGAGCCCTGCTGGGCGCACTCCCGATACGAAAAAGAACGGCCCGTGTAAACGGGCCGTTCTTTTTTATGCTCCCGTTTATAGGCTCTCGCGCGGCAACGGGGAGCCCGGGTACGTCCGGTCTCAGTCTTCCGCCGGTGCAGCTTCCCGGGCCGGTGCAGCGGCGTCCTCTGCAGCCTGCCGGGCCGGTTTGGGCACGGGCCGGCGGCGGGTGGTGTCGAACTTCATCAGTTTGTGCGTACCGTCGCAGTACGGCTTGATGGCTGACCCGCCGCAGCGGCACAGGGCCACGGTTTCGCGGTCCCGCGGCAGTGGAACGCCGTCGGGAGTGACAATTTCAAAGTCGCCCCGGACCAGCAGCGGTCCGTTCGGATAGGCAACTATGGACGCCGGGGCGGCAGGTCCCTTGGAAGCGGGGAGGTCCTGAGGTGCGGGAAGGTCCTGGTCCCCGCGGACCGGCTCCCGGGGTTCAGCAGCGGTCACGGGGTCACACCGCCGGCCATGGCCGCCATGGCCGCCGCGGCCAGCGCGGCGGAGGCGGCGGTGTCCGGAGCATTGTCCTGCGTGCCCTGCAGCGGCCGCAGCAGAGCTGATTCCCCGGCCTTCCACGCAGTGAGCTGCTCCTCACCCAGCAGGGCATCGATGGCCAGGACGCTGGCGGCACCGAAGATGATGTCACCCAGCAGTTCGGGTTCCGCTTCGGCGAGTCCGCCCGCCAGGTCCCGGGCGGCTATCTGCTCGTGGACGGCGTCGGCCTCCACATGCTCGTCAAAGTAGTAGGTGACGTTGTCGTCGAATCCGTGCCGGCGGAAACCGCGGGCATAAAACGAGTTGGGAATCGAGGAAGTCATTTCAAACGCCGCGAGGTGTCCGGCGATGGCGCCGCGCAGCCGCCGGTTCAGGCCAAAGAGGGACATGGCATTGGAGGAAGCCAGCGTGAGCGCGGGCACCTCGTCAATGTAGTAGCCGTACCCGGCGTTGAGCCCAAGGCCCTCCATGGTGGTGGCGAAAAGCTTCGAATGCATCCGTTCGGGGCGGCCGCCGCCGTACTCGTCGGCCTGGATTTCAATTAGCGCGGCCTTTGCCCGGCCGGCCGGCAGGCGGGGGATGACCCAGCTGTGCGGGTCCGCTTCCTTGAGCTGGTAGATGGAGCGCAGGATCAGGAACTCCCTCAGCTGCTCCACGCTTGCCTTGCCGGCAACGTAGCGGGACACGTCGGGTCCGCTGTCCTCTGCGGCAAGGCTGAAGAGCGTAGCCGCCACGTCCTCGCTCCTGGGAGCCGGGAGCACGGGAACCGGCACAATATCCCGCAGTACTGCTTCAAACGCGGCTTCCAGCCGGGACCGGATGGCGATCAGCTGCGGATCCCACTCAGCCGCATCCTCCACGCCCTCCAGTCCGCTGTAGTGCAGTTCGTACAGGCAGAAGAGGGTCAGCTGCAGGTCCTCGTCGCGCAGGAGGTCCGTGCCGGCGGCCAGTGACTCCTCAACGGCAGCAACCAGGGACGGATACCCCTCGTTCCGGGTGGTACTGGTGAGCAGGTCGAGCAGGGTGGCGCTGACGCGCCCTCGGGGGGCGGGAATCTTCATTGCTTTCCTTACGTCTCCGGCACTTTTGGCGCGGGTGGTGGTCCTTGGACATGGAAAAGAATCCAGCTGTCAGCATACTTGGTATCCCGGTTCCGGCGCTTCGGGACGGACGGGTCCGCCATTGACCTTTGCCTCCGGGTTAGGTGCAATGGAGGCAGGAAACGCAAGGAAAGGAGCCGACATGCCCGAGGCTGGCCCGACCCTCGTCCTGCCGCTGCTGCTGCTCGCCGGTGTGCTGGCAGCCGGCGCTGCCGGTCTGGACCGGGCGCTGCGCAAACGGGACGGTGAGAGCCTGTTCTGGACCGGCTTTATTGCCTTTCTTGGCGTTCTCCTGACTGCTGCCTGGGGTGTCAGCACCGGGCCCGGCGGCACCGCAGCCATCGGTATGCTGCTGGTGGCCGGCAGTACCGCGGCCGCCGCGTGGCTGGCCGGCCGGCACCGGGCACGCGTCCGCCGCCTGGAAAGGAAACAGCGGCAGGCCGCCCTGGCTGCGGTCTCCGGCCGGCACCGCGAGATCCTGACCCGCTGGAGCGCCTATGAACTCGATCCATGGCTCGCGGCCGAGCATCCGCAGCTGCAGGATGTCCGCTCGCCGGAAACCCGGGACTTCATCCGGGCGCTGAAGGAAGCTGAACGCCTGCGCCCGGAGGTTGCTGCCGGGGCGGATGCGGATGATTCCGCCGCCTATGCCGAAGCGGTTGACCGCCTGGAGGAGTCACTGAGCCGGGCCGAACAGGCCGCCCGCGGCGGAAGGGCAGCCTGAGGGCGCCCGTGCGTGTGCTGCCGGGGTAAACCCCGGGGTAAACCACGGCGCGGCAGGGCAGCCCTGTGCGGGGTGGACCGAGGCGTGATTGCATGGCAGTCTCGGCCTATGACATCCAAAGACATCAGTGTCTCGCGCAATGACGGGCTGGACCGGTACGAACTGCGGCTGGACGGGGAGCTTGTTGGTGTTGCCGACTATGAAAGGCAACCCGACGCCGTCGCCCTCACCCATACGGAAATGGAGCCCGCCTACCGGCACCAGGGGTACTCCTCGAAGCTGGCCAGATATGCCGTGGAGGACATTGTCAGCGAAGGGAAACGGGTAAAGCCGTACTGCTCCTACATGGCCACCTACCTCGGCAAGCACCCGGAGTACAGCCACCACGTATCCTGGCCGCAGGAGTGACAGGGGCTCCGCTGCCGCCGGCCTCCCGGTTCCACGGGCTGCCCCGTCCTTAAGTGGAGCTGGCTTCCCGCTCTGCATATGGGGGGAACGCAGAAGGGGAAGCCAGTTCGAACAGTATAATTCGATCTATCCGGGGAAATCCAATCGAGGGGGCGAAAAATGGCTGTGCCTGCCAAGTCTTTCCAGAGTTGGCGGGCGGCGATCGCACCGGGTGAATCCAACGCCGACCTCTGCCGCCGGACGGGGATTAAAAGGTCCACGCTGGCCCAGCAGATTGTCCGGGGGAAAGTCGCTGAGATCACGGTGGTCCGCGTGGCCAGGGCCTATGGGCGAAACCCGGTTGAAGCGCTCTCGGATTTTGAGGAGTACTCGGACCTTTTGAGCGGTCCGTGGCGGCCGACAACCGCTGAACTGGTCAGCCAGGTTTCCTATGTCTGCATTCTGAAGATGATCCTGGCCCGGGCTACCCAGGGTGGCGTGGAAAGCGCATCCGGCGGGGAAATCGCTGAGTTCGGTCACCGTAATGCCATCCGGTCCTGGTTTGAAGCGGTGGATCCGGGGGACCTGCGCCAGCAGCTCAGCGCAAAGACGGGGGTAGCTCCCCAGAACATCTCCGCACAGCTGTCGGCCGGGCGGCTGGCACCGGAACTGGCGGTGGAAGCCGCACGTCTGGCGGACGTCTCGCTTCCGGGCGGGCTGGTAGCCATCGGTTTAGTCACCCCGGGTGAAGCGGGCTGGCCCGAAGGCGGGCAGGAAAGTGCCCTTGCCTCGCTCAGCGACTCCGAGCTTGTCCTGCTTGCCCGGGATCGCTTGGATGCATTGGGGAAAGCGATGAGGAAACTCGAACACGACGATGAAAACGAACTAACGCTTCTGGAGCACTTGGGATGAGTCTCGCTACCACCGTCCACCTCTCGGCTCTCGCCGTTTCGGGCCTGATTACCCTGACCCGACTTCCGCAGGCCATCAAGGGCCGGAATCCGCTGCTTTTCTGGGCGCTGCTTATGCTGACGGTGGCAATTGCCCTGGCCAATTCCGCCATCTATCTTGCGGTGGACAATGTGCTGGGTGGCATCAACATTGCCAACCTCATAATCCGTTTCGCAATGTACGGATTCGTCCTTATTCTCGGACTCAAGGCTTCTGTGGCTTTCCGCTCCCCCCTCGCAGGAAAGTGCATTGGCGGGTCTATTGGCCTTGCCGTGCTGGGGGTCCTTGCCGTGCTGATGGTTGTGCTTTTCGTCCTCGCCGACATGCCTTCGTCCTCACCGGGCCTGCGGGACTACGCCCAGCAATTGCCGGTCATCCTTTACACAGCGCTGGGCCGCGCCTATCCCGCCTACGTGTCCGCCTGTTTGATAGGCCCGGCCTTTGCGACGGCGGCTCACCGGCGCCGTCCTGCCCTTATCCGCACAGCCTCCGCCCTGATCGCTCTGGGCCTGAGCGGTGCGGTTCTCTACGCGCTCCAGGACCACACACCGTGGGATGTGAGTCCGTGGGACCATCTGGTGCCTTATTCCGCACTGATTTCCTGCACCTTGGGGCTGGCGCTGCTCGGCGGCCGGCGGATGGCCTTGAATCGGGAGGAAAAGCAAACCCGCCTGACGCAAACCTATGTCAGATGACAATTAGGTAACCTTGTTCACATTTTCATGCGCATGTGCCAGAATAATGAATATGTAACATCCGCTGCCTGTGGGGGGTCAGCGTGAGGTTGCAACGAAGCCAGCGGCATTGCCGCTGGCTTCGTTATTTAAACCGGGTACTGGATGCCGCCTATTGTGCATCCAAATCGGTTTCCAGAATTTGCACCAGTGCGTCAAGCGCCTCTTCTGCGCCCGTATCGTCCGAGCGGAGCACCACCACGTCGCCGTGCGAGGCGCCCAGACTCATCAGCGAAAGCATGCTGGATGCATCCATCGCTTCCTCCGCCGGCGCACCGTCCATCGCTATGGTCACATCGACGGGCTGGGCCGCCGCAGCTTCAGCGAAAATCGAAGCCGGCCGGGCATGGAGCCCTACTCTGCTGGCCACCGTGGCTTTGCGTTCTGCCATTTTGTTGTTCCTTCCGTGGTTGCTTCCGAACTCAGGCCCTTACAGGCCAAGCTGCTCAAGGATCGGCAGCCGGCTGCGCACTATGGTGCGTGCCTCGGCTGCCGTGTGGGCTGCAAGGGCCCGTGCGGCAAGCTCCTGTGCCTGCTCCAGGGAGACCGATGCCAGGACCGCCCCGACACTGGAGAGCGCCCGCGGTGTCATTGAAAGCGTGTTTACTCCGATGCCGGTGAGGACGACGGCGAGGGCAGGGTCAGCGGCCGCCTCACCGCACACCCCCACGGTTTTGGATTGGGCGGCCGCCGTGGCGGACCCCGTCTCTGCGGGGAGCGCCGCGGTTGCCCGGGCGGCGCCGGCCACGGTTGCCGAAATCAGCTGCAGGACAGCCGGCTGCCACGGATCATTCAGGGTCGCCAGGGATCCGAGCTGACGGTCCGCCGCCATGGTGTATTGCGTCAGGTCGTTGGTGCCCAGGGATGCGAAGCGAACCCGGGACAGCACTGCCTCGGCCATGATCGCTGCGGCGGGGACTTCGATCATGACTCCCGGCATCCCGAGCCCTGCGGCGGTACACAGGACGGCAAAATCCGCAGCCTCCTCCGCCGTGGACACCATGGGTGCCATGACCCATACATCGGCTTCGTGCGCACCGGAAGCCACTGCGATAGCTTCCAGTTGCCGGGCGAGGACGCCGGGACTGGTGCGGTCGGTCCGGAATCCCCGCACACCCAGCGCAGGGTTGGGTTCGGAGGCATCCGTCAGGAAGGGGAGGGGCTTGTCAGCGCCGGCGTCCAGGGTTCGGATAACCACCTTCCGCCCCGGGAAGGCCTCGAACACGGCGCCATAGGCGGCTACCTGTTCCTCCAGACTGGGCTCGGAGTCGCGTCCCAGGAAACAGAATTCAGTGCGGAGCAGCCCGATTCCCTCCGCACCTGCCTCCGCAGCCGCGCGGGCGTCCTTGCCGGACCCCACATTGGCCAGCAACGGAACGCGGTGCCCGTCGGAAGTGGATCCCGTGCCGTTGAAGACCGGCAACGCGGACCGGGACGCATACTTCTGCGCCGCTTCCCGTTCGGCGACACCCGGTTCAACCACCACCGTTCCTGAAGCACCGTCCAGGTACAGCTCGGCCCCGTCCCCAACGTCGTTGGCTCCCGGTGCGCCGACGACGGCGGGCAGGCCCAGCGACCGCGCCAGGATGGCCGTGTGGGACTGCGGGCCACCCTCGCTGGTCACGAGTCCGATGACCTTGGCCGGGTCAAGGGTGGCCGTGTCAGCCGGCGCCAGCTCCACGGCGGTCAGGATGAACGGCACGTCGGAGGCGGGGATTCCCGGTGCCGGCAGCCCGTTGAGTTCCGCCACAATCCGGGCACGGACATCCAGTACGTCCTGGGTCCGTTCAGCCATGTACCCTCCGAGGCTCTGCAGCATGGCGGCCACTTCCATGCCGGCCTCCCAGATGGCCCGGTCCGGTGCCATACCCGCATTGATGTGCTTCCCGGCCGCCTTCAGCAGCATCGGGTCCGTGGCCATCATCGCCGTGGCATCCAGGACAGCCCTGGCATCTCCGGAGGCAGTTTCAGCCCGGTGTTTGAGGTCCGCCCGGACGGTCTCCGCTGCGTCCTTCAAACGCGCCTTTTCACCGTCCACCGTGCTGTCGGCACTGAACTTTGCGTCGGCATCGGGCTCGGGTACCGGAGGCGGCATCCTGCGGGAAGGGCCGAGGACCCGTCCGGCACTTACTCCGATTCCCTTGATGGTCCGCATCATTAAAGCCTTCCTGTTTCCGACAGTGTCTTATGCAATGGCTGGTTCCTCTGCATTCTTCCGGGGGCCTACGAACCGTTTCAGGGCCACGTAGACAAACCCGGTGACGGCCGTGCCGGCCAGGATGGCCACAACGAACATCAGGATGTTGCCAATGGCGAAGAACACGAATATCCCGCCGTGGGGTGCCTGTGAGGTTACTCCGGTTGCCATGCAGATGGCACCGGCCACGGCACCTCCGAGCATTGTGGAGGGGATAACCCGGAAGAAATCGGCGGCCGCAAAGGGAATGGCGCCTTCGGAAATAAACGCCGCTCCGAGCAGCCAGGCGGCCTTGCCGTTCTCCCGCAGGGCCATGCTGAACTGGTTTTTGGCCAGGACGGTGGAGGCAAGGGCCATACCCAGTGGCGGCACCATGCCCGCAGCCATGACAGCTGCCATGATCTCCCACGGGACCTGGTTCTCGAAGCTGCCTTCACCCAGTCCGGCCACCGCGAAGGCATAGGCAACCTTATTGATGGGACCACCCAGGTCCGAGCCCATCATCAGACCCAGAATGATGCCCAGTCCGATGGCTGCGACGCCGGTCAGGCTGGTCAGCCAGTTGTTCAGCGCCAGGGTCAGTGCGGCTATCGGCCCGCCGAGGACCAGGATCATCAGGCCGGAGGCTATCAGCGAGGCCAGCAGGGGAATGATGACCACCGGCATCAGCCCCCGCAGCCACGAGGGAACGGTCCAATTGCCGATCCACCGGGCCATGTAACCGGCCAGCAGGCCGCCCACAATGCCGCCAATAAAGCCGGCGTCCATAAACAGGGCCACTGATCCGGCAGTAAAGCCCGGGGCAATGCCCGGCCGGTCCGCCAGGGCATAGGCTATGTAGCCGGCCAGCGACGGGACCAGGAACGCCAGGGACAGGTTGCCGATCTTCCAGAACACCGCACCGAGGTAGGCGATGAAGCCCTCCGGCGGCGGATTCAGAATCGAGGTGCCGTCCAGCATCCGGTCACCGTTGGCAACCTCGTCCACCTGCAGGGAGAGCTCGTAGCCGCCCAGCAGGAAGCCCAGCGCGATCAGCAGGCCGCCGCCGGCCACAAACGGAATCATGTAACTGACGCCGGTCAGCAGTGCCCGCTTCAGTTGTCCGCCGAAGCTCTCCCCGCCTGACGCCGCCCCTTCGCGCTCGTCTCCGCCGCCGCCCCCGCCGGAGACCCGGCGGGCATTGGGGTTGTTGATGGATTCGATTGCTTCATCGATCATCACGCCCGGCTCGTCGATGCCGCGTTTTACCGGACCACTGATAACCGGTTTTCCGGCAAAGCGCCCCCGGTCCCGCACATCAACATCGGTGGCAAATATCACGGCGTCGGCATTGCGGATGATCTCCGGATCCAGCGGTGTGGATTTTGCCGACCCCTGGGTTTCGACCTGCAGGTCGATTCCGCGCTCGGCGGCTGCGGCGGCCAGTGAATCCGCGGCCATATATGTGTGGGCAATGCCCGTGGGACAGGCGGTGACGGCCACGAGGTGCGGGGACTTCGAGGTATCCGACGCCGTGGCGCCCGTGCCGCCCTCTGATGCGGGGGCGTCAGCCCCGTGCCCGCCGTTCCCGGTTCCCGCCGCGCCGGCCCCCGCCGCCGTCGCACCCGCGCCGGTCCCGGAGCTGCCTGCGGTTCCGGAACTGCCGGTGGCGGAACTCCCTGCGGCGCCCGTGGAGCCTGCTGCCGTGGCGCCGGTGGCGGCCCCGCCTGCCGCTGCCGGGCCGGCGGCGCCGGAGCTGTCTGTTCCGGCCGGACCCGGACCGAGCCCCAGCGCGCCGTCGACCAGTTCAACAACGTCGCCGGGGGTGGCCGCCGAACGTAGGGACGCGGTGAAATCCTTGCGGATCAGCGACCGGGCCAGCTTGGCCAGCAGCTGCAGGTGTTCCTGGTCGGCGCCTTCCGGAGCAGCAATGAAAAAGACAATATCCGCCGGTCCGTCCTTCGCTCCCCAGTCCACCGGCGGGTCGATTCGTGCCATAGCCAGGGTTGCCTTGGTGACGGCCGCGGAGCGGCAGTGCGGAATGGCGATGCCGCCGGGAACACCGGTGGCTGTTTTTCCTTCGCGGGCCATCGCGTCGGCGTACAAATCGTCGTAACTCTGCGCGCGGCCGGCTGAAACGACGGCGCGGGCCAGGTGGGCAATCACCGAGCCTTTGTCTGCGCCAAGGTTTTGGTCAAGGGTAACCAGCTCCGGGGTGATCAGATCCGACATCAGCGTTCCTCCTTCGAGGGCGAGGCAGTGCTTGTCCCGGAGGCGGCAGGGCCGCCGGGACCGTTCAGGGCGGT from Arthrobacter zhangbolii includes the following:
- a CDS encoding PTS fructose transporter subunit IIABC yields the protein MSDLITPELVTLDQNLGADKGSVIAHLARAVVSAGRAQSYDDLYADAMAREGKTATGVPGGIAIPHCRSAAVTKATLAMARIDPPVDWGAKDGPADIVFFIAAPEGADQEHLQLLAKLARSLIRKDFTASLRSAATPGDVVELVDGALGLGPGPAGTDSSGAAGPAAAGGAATGATAAGSTGAAGSSATGSSGTAGSSGTGAGATAAGAGAAGTGNGGHGADAPASEGGTGATASDTSKSPHLVAVTACPTGIAHTYMAADSLAAAAAERGIDLQVETQGSAKSTPLDPEIIRNADAVIFATDVDVRDRGRFAGKPVISGPVKRGIDEPGVMIDEAIESINNPNARRVSGGGGGGDEREGAASGGESFGGQLKRALLTGVSYMIPFVAGGGLLIALGFLLGGYELSLQVDEVANGDRMLDGTSILNPPPEGFIAYLGAVFWKIGNLSLAFLVPSLAGYIAYALADRPGIAPGFTAGSVALFMDAGFIGGIVGGLLAGYMARWIGNWTVPSWLRGLMPVVIIPLLASLIASGLMILVLGGPIAALTLALNNWLTSLTGVAAIGLGIILGLMMGSDLGGPINKVAYAFAVAGLGEGSFENQVPWEIMAAVMAAGMVPPLGMALASTVLAKNQFSMALRENGKAAWLLGAAFISEGAIPFAAADFFRVIPSTMLGGAVAGAICMATGVTSQAPHGGIFVFFAIGNILMFVVAILAGTAVTGFVYVALKRFVGPRKNAEEPAIA
- a CDS encoding HPr family phosphocarrier protein — encoded protein: MAERKATVASRVGLHARPASIFAEAAAAQPVDVTIAMDGAPAEEAMDASSMLSLMSLGASHGDVVVLRSDDTGAEEALDALVQILETDLDAQ
- a CDS encoding GNAT family N-acetyltransferase; translated protein: MTSKDISVSRNDGLDRYELRLDGELVGVADYERQPDAVALTHTEMEPAYRHQGYSSKLARYAVEDIVSEGKRVKPYCSYMATYLGKHPEYSHHVSWPQE
- a CDS encoding iron-containing redox enzyme family protein, with the translated sequence MKIPAPRGRVSATLLDLLTSTTRNEGYPSLVAAVEESLAAGTDLLRDEDLQLTLFCLYELHYSGLEGVEDAAEWDPQLIAIRSRLEAAFEAVLRDIVPVPVLPAPRSEDVAATLFSLAAEDSGPDVSRYVAGKASVEQLREFLILRSIYQLKEADPHSWVIPRLPAGRAKAALIEIQADEYGGGRPERMHSKLFATTMEGLGLNAGYGYYIDEVPALTLASSNAMSLFGLNRRLRGAIAGHLAAFEMTSSIPNSFYARGFRRHGFDDNVTYYFDEHVEADAVHEQIAARDLAGGLAEAEPELLGDIIFGAASVLAIDALLGEEQLTAWKAGESALLRPLQGTQDNAPDTAASAALAAAAMAAMAGGVTP
- the ptsP gene encoding phosphoenolpyruvate--protein phosphotransferase; this encodes MRTIKGIGVSAGRVLGPSRRMPPPVPEPDADAKFSADSTVDGEKARLKDAAETVRADLKHRAETASGDARAVLDATAMMATDPMLLKAAGKHINAGMAPDRAIWEAGMEVAAMLQSLGGYMAERTQDVLDVRARIVAELNGLPAPGIPASDVPFILTAVELAPADTATLDPAKVIGLVTSEGGPQSHTAILARSLGLPAVVGAPGANDVGDGAELYLDGASGTVVVEPGVAEREAAQKYASRSALPVFNGTGSTSDGHRVPLLANVGSGKDARAAAEAGAEGIGLLRTEFCFLGRDSEPSLEEQVAAYGAVFEAFPGRKVVIRTLDAGADKPLPFLTDASEPNPALGVRGFRTDRTSPGVLARQLEAIAVASGAHEADVWVMAPMVSTAEEAADFAVLCTAAGLGMPGVMIEVPAAAIMAEAVLSRVRFASLGTNDLTQYTMAADRQLGSLATLNDPWQPAVLQLISATVAGAARATAALPAETGSATAAAQSKTVGVCGEAAADPALAVVLTGIGVNTLSMTPRALSSVGAVLASVSLEQAQELAARALAAHTAAEARTIVRSRLPILEQLGL
- a CDS encoding DUF47 domain-containing protein is translated as MKLRLFPQENAGLELLSRMASQLLRGTGIMAEILGADPEDFDRLTEQLHQIDAETTDLHFALLTQMRTSFINPLPREDLYELSLILMSAMECLDASAETVSLYKLTGVSGRASEQLEVIGRQAELTASAMRRLASLEDLEEYWIEMLRLARRAERTRRIWVAELMREHKPMPYARHRDLADRLSGTATQLRRAATFVGGVLVRES
- a CDS encoding CDGSH iron-sulfur domain-containing protein; translated protein: MTAAEPREPVRGDQDLPAPQDLPASKGPAAPASIVAYPNGPLLVRGDFEIVTPDGVPLPRDRETVALCRCGGSAIKPYCDGTHKLMKFDTTRRRPVPKPARQAAEDAAAPAREAAPAED
- a CDS encoding inorganic phosphate transporter, with amino-acid sequence MAFFLLCAVVLLAGAYAFLNGFHDASNSVATSVRTRALTPTVAIALASAFNFLGALVSTALAVALTVRFVELPEGPQGLGILIAGLTAACGWGIWTWWRRMPSSSTHALVGGVVGSGAASTLVGGQNIAGSSRVIWEQLALPLLLSPVIAFALAYLLVFPATWLMRYSSPRRGDAGNRIAQSVFTSVFSLGHGIQDGQRTMAVVVLALLAAGETTDAGIPTWVQVSAALALAAGTLCGGWRITHTLGHRLVRMDPLRGMSAQAVSSSMLFLGAFWLHIPLSSTQTMASAIVGAGANQRFATVRFIPLREILVTWLTTAPVTAVLGGILFLALSPLL